GCGCCGTCGAGGACACGGAGCGAGCGCTCCACCTCGACCGTGAAGTCCACGTGGCCGGGCGTGTCGATGATGTTGATCTGGTTCTTGTCCCAGTAGCAGGTCACGGCGGCAGACGTGATCGTGATGCCGCGCTCCTTCTCCTGTTCCATCCAGTCAGTGGTCGAGGCGCCATCGTGCGTCTCGCCGAGCTTGTGGTTGACGCCCGTGTAGAACAGGATGCGCTCGGTCGTCGTCGTCTTGCCGGCATCGATGTGCGCCATGATGCCGATGTTGCGGACCTTGCTCAGGTCGGTGAGCACGTCTTGTGCCACAGGAGTGTCCTTATCTTTCGTGCAGTCGTACTGCGCAGAGGGGGTGACGGGCTCAGGAACGCGGATGGGCTCCTGAGCCCGTCGAAGGGTTTACCAGCGGTAGTGAGCGAACGCGCGGTTCGACTCGGCCATCTTGTGGGTGTCTTCGCGGCGCTTGACCGCGGCTCCCAGGCCGTTCGACGCGTCGAGGATCTCGTTCTGGAGACGCTCGGTCATCGTCTTCTCACGACGACCCTTGGCGTAGCTGACGAGCCAGCGCAGCGCGAGGGTGTTCGCACGGTGCGGCTTGACCTCGACCGGCACCTGGTAGGTCGAGCCACCGACGCGGCGGCTGCGGACCTCGAGGGTCGGGCGCACGTTGTCGAGCGCCTTCTTGAGGGTG
The sequence above is drawn from the Candidatus Microbacterium colombiense genome and encodes:
- the rpsG gene encoding 30S ribosomal protein S7, which gives rise to MPRKGPAPKRPVVNDPVYGAPIVTSLVNKILVDGKKSLAESIVYGALSGVEAKNGQDAVATLKKALDNVRPTLEVRSRRVGGSTYQVPVEVKPHRANTLALRWLVSYAKGRREKTMTERLQNEILDASNGLGAAVKRREDTHKMAESNRAFAHYRW